Sequence from the Paenibacillus tundrae genome:
CGTTGACCTTGGCTTAGGTTACTACCACCAGCAATGATTGGTGTATCGTACCCTTGCGGCAACTTACGAATGAATGAGTGTGCATTGGCAAGCTCGGCCGCCTGCCGAATCTGCTCTATTGTTGCATCCGGTTTACCATAAGCAATATTGTCCCGAATGGTGCCTGAGAATAGGTAAGCATCTTGCAGCACAATGCCAAGCTCGCGCCGCAGAGGATCTTTCTCCAATTCGGCAATATCACAATCATCGATCGTAATCCGCCCACCCGTAATGTCGTAGAAGCGGGGCAGCAGATTAATAATCGTTGTTTTACCTGCACCCGTCGGACCAACCAGTGCAATCATCTCGCCTGGCTGTGCGGTAAAGCTGACATCTTTGAGGATAGGTCTTTCGGGTGTATATCCGAAGGATACATGTTCGAATACAACTTTGCCCCGAATCTGATCCAGTTGTTTTTTCTGCTCCTCCACGTACTCGCTTGGTGTATCAATAATATGAAACACACGCTCGGCACCAGCGATCGCAGCTTGGATTAAATTGTACTGATTCGCCAGATCATTAATCGGGCGTTCAATCTGACGGGAATAAGCAAGGAAGCTTACAATCAGACCGATGGACGTTAGATTATGATATGCCATCCAGCCTCCAACAGCAGCCAGAATAGCGAAGCCGATATTGTTCATGACGTTCATGGTAGGACCAACTAATCCGGAAACACTCTGAGCCTGCGTACTGGATACACGTAGCTTCTCATTCAGTCCGACAAAATGCTTATGAGCCTCACCCTGACGATTATAGGCAGTAACGACCTTTTGCCCGGCAATCGTCTCTTGCGCGTAACCATTCAGTTCACCAAGCAACTTCTGCTGTGCTGTGAAATGCTTACGCGTTTTGGAAGCGATCAGCCGTGTGGCAATCGTAATTAACGGCACAGTAACTAAGCTTAGAAGGGTGAGCCGCACATCCAGGGCAAGCATGATAGATAAGGAGCCAACGAGCAGAATGGCACTCGACATCAATTGGGTCACACTTTGGTTCAGTGTGGTGGATACATTATCAATATCATTGGTGGCACGGCTCATGAGATCGCCGCTCTGATTTTTATCAAAAAAGCTGATCGGAAGCTGCTGCAACCGAGAGAAGAGATCTTGACGTAGATCCTTCACCGTAAGCTGAGACACACCGATCATGACGAAGGATTGAGCCCACATCATGAGTGAGCCTAGAACATACACGGCCAGCAACATAAGGCATTCCTTCAGAAGCCCCTCCGTTATTCTGGGGACAATATGTTCGTTCACCGCTCGGCCAAGCAGATAAGGACCAGCAAGATTTAACAACGTACCGATGGCGGTCAAGACCAGTGCGGCAATGACGCCTGCTCGATGTTGCCCCATATAGGACCAAACTCGGAGAATAGCGTGTTTTGCATTATTCGCGCGAACCTTAGGTACTGGCCCTCTGCCAGGTGGCCCCATTCTGCCACCGATTGGAGGCAAGGCAGTTGATGGACTGGAGGACGATATAGGTTTAGCCATAGTGAACATCCTCCTTCCGCTGTTGTGAATCATAGATCGACTGGTAGAGCGGCGAATGTGCCATGAGTTGATCATGTGTGCCGCTAGCTACAATGCGTCCTTCCTCAAGTACATAGATACAATCAGCATCCTGTACGGAAGAGATTCGCTGGGCAATCAATATCGTGGTGCTGTCTTTCATCAACGTATGCAATGCCTTCTGTATGCTCGCTTCAGTTCGAAGATCTACAGCGCTTGTGCTGTCATCGAGAATAAGAACCTCCGGTTGCATGAGAAGTGCACGTGCAATAGAAATCCGCTGTTTCTGACCGCCTGAGAGGTTGACGCCTCGTTGTCCTAGCTCAGTGTCATAACCGTCCTTCAAGTTCATAATGAATTCATGTGCAGCCGCTGCTTGCGCAGCTTGACGAATCTCTTCCTCTGTTGCATTGGGTTTGCCATAACCGATATTGTCCCGAATGCTGCCACTAAACAGGATAGATTCCTGTAAGACGATGGAGACGCGGCTACGAAGGTCATGCAGATCCCATTGTTTTACGTTAACTCCACTGACGAGAACCTCGCCCTGCGAGGCATCATACAATCGAGGGATTAACTGTACTAGTGAGGTTTTGCCTGAGCCGGTAGAGCCGAGTAAAGCTACCTTTTCCCCAGGTTTAGCTATAAAGGTAATTCCATTCAACGCGGGCTCTCCGTCATATCGGAAGGAAACATCTCTGAATTCTACCTGTCCGGAACTACTGCGACTCATATCGCTTAATGTTGTACCTTCACCAACAATAGATCTTCCAGACTGAATATCCGGCTGCGTATGGAGCACCTCGTTAATCCGAGCAGCAGATACCTTAGCACGCGAGAAGCTCATCATCATCATTCCGATCGAGGTAAGTGATGAGAGTACAACCGTTACATAGTTAATAAAAGCAATCAGATCCCCGGCAGCGATGCTACCTCCGACCACCTGATAACCGCCAAACCATAATACCGCTACGATTGTTGCGTTCAGCATGAGGCTCAGAACAGGAGCATTCAATGTTACAATGCGCCATGCTTTCACCGCAGTTTCGGTATAATCTTGATTGGATTGCTTGAAGCGTGAACGCTCCAGGTTCGCACGGGCAAATGCCTTGACGACACGAATGCCAGCAAGATTCTCCTGCAGGACAGCATTAACCTTATCCAGTTTATCCTGAACACTTGCGAACAGGGGATACGAGGCTCGGATGAGTACATAGAGCAGAATAAACAGAACCGGCATCGTCAAGATCAGAATGAGCGCCAGCTTGACACTAATCGTAAAAGCCATAATGACACTTCCGATGATCAGCATCGGAGAGCGGATAAACATGCGCAGAAGCATCTGCACAAAGGTCTGCATCTGTGTAATATCACTCGTGAGCCGAGTGATTAGAGAGCCCTCACGGAACGTATCCAGATTGCGGAAGGAGAAGGTCTGAATATGATCAAACAATTCCTGACGTAGATCTGTACCATATCCGACCGCAGCCTTACTGGAAAATAACGTACAACCCGCTCCTCCAACCCAGCCGATCAGCGCAAATAAAAGCATAAATAATCCTGTCCGTATAATGTGGGACAGGTCTCCTGCAAGCACCCCATCATCAACAATGCTTGACATTAGTTTCGGCTGAAGCAGATCCATGGCCACCTCAAGAACCATGAGCAGCGGGGCGAGGATAGCGGCTGACTTATAAGGGGTTAGAAATCGTTTTAACGACCACAATCGGAAAATCACCTCATCTCATATTGCATTTCATGCTGCATGATTTGTAGAACTAGTAACTACATTAGATATCACGTAAATTCTGCACCATACGCTGCGCGAGCGTGGACATCATCTGTGATTCTTCGGGGGTGAAGCCTTTCTGAGCCTGTTCCTCCAGCTCTTGAAATACCTCTCTTAGGTCATGCAGTGCAGTGCGCCCCAGATCCGTGAGGTACACGCGTAGACTCCGCTGATCCTTCGGATCGGGTTCCCGTCTTACATAGCCCGATGTTTCCATCCTCTTCAGCATCACGGTTACGGTAGCTGGTGTGCGCCGAAGCTGTTCAGCTAGATGTTTCTGAGTCTGGCCGTCTTCACGTTCCAACTGGAATAGAAGGGGAGGCTGACCGGGATACAGCTCGGGGTGATTAACAAGCCTCTCATGAATTTTGTAACGCTGAAGCTTGACGAGTTCGGATAGCTGTCCCATTAGCCGTTCATTACGTGCTGGATTCATACGTTTCCATCCTTTTAGAGGTCGTTCAAAAAGCCCGCTTTTGAACACGAATATTTAGTTAGTCGACTAACTAAATGATAAGTTTGATTTGACATAAGGTCAAGGAGTTTTACTACTTATTTAGGTTCAACGCTTAGGCATGGGAAATATTGACTCGAGCGAGATCGATATGTTAAATTGATATTATCTTATTGTTAATAACAAATTGTTAATAACAAACCGGAGTGGTTTTTTTCAATAAAGTATATGGGGGTTCTTCTGGTGGACGGTTCAAGAGATGATGACCAAAAGCATGATCAAATGAGTGAGCAACAGTTTCTAGCAACCTATAACGTGGGGGATTACGAGCGTCCCTCGGTCACCGTCGATATGCTTGTATTTACGATTCGCAATGAGACACAGTCCAATTATCGTAAACTTGCCGAGCCTGCACTTCAGCTCTTGATGATTCGAAGAGGAGGGCACCCCTATCTGGGGCAGTGGGCACTCCCGGGAGGGTTCGTATCCATGGATGAGTCTCTGGAAGAAGCTGCGCGCAGGGAGCTATACACAGAGACTGGATTAGACAACATCTATTTGGAACAGCTATACACCTGGGGAGATGTCCACCGTGATCCACGTACACGTGTCATCAGTTGTTCCTATCTGGCATTAGTGGATAGCAGTGAGCTAGAGCTGGAAGCTGGTGATGATGCGAGCGAAGCAGACTGGTTCCGAATGGAGCAGCGACTGGTGGAGGAGAAGCGCCATATCTACGAGCATGGGCGAATAACCGAGCGACGGATTCAGTTGATTTTGACGAATGGAACTGAGGAGTTATCAGCTGTGATCGAAACCAAGGAATCGATAGAAGGGCGAGTACGGAGGCATAGCATAAGGGTGATGGAAGCGCGGGGGATTGCCTTTGATCATGCCAAGATTATTCTGTATGCGCTGGAGCGTCTGCGCTCGAAAGTGGAGTATACAGACATTGCATTTAATCTCATGCCCGACACGTTTACACTAACGGCATTACAGAAGGTATACGAAATTATTGGTGGCAAAAAGCTGCTGGCGGCTGCTTTTCGGCGTAAGATTGCGGACTGGGTCGTAGAGACGGGGGAATATACAGGCAGTGCAGGACATCGTCCATCCCGTTTATATCGGTTGAACCCTGATCGACCTGCAACGTAAGTAGGCGGATTTAAGAGGACTATTATATTTAGAGAAAGGAGGAGATTACAATGGAGAAATTTACTTTTTTCTGGCGTACAGCATCGCCGTTCTCCCAGTGGCATCCCGCAGATTTTGTAGTGAACGGTGTACCTTATACCAGCGCGGAGCAATACATGATGCACCAGAAAGCACTATTGTTCGGAGATCAGGCTATTGCAGATAAAATACTGAAATCAAGCTCCGCATCTGTGCAAAAAAAACTGGGCAGACAGGTTGCTAACTTCAACCAGACGGTCTGGGAAGCGGAGTGCAAGCGCATCGTTTATGAGGGGAATGAAGCGAAATTCACGCAGAATGACGTTCTACTGGAAGCGTTGCTGGCTACTCGTGGCACAACCCTTGTAGAAGCAAGTCCAGATGACCGAATCTGGGGAGTAGGCTTAGCGGAAGAAGACCCAAGAATTCGGAATCGCAGAACGTGGAGAGGAACGAACTGGTTAGGCGAGATTCTTACCCAGTTGAGAGAGAACATAGAAAGTGGAAGTGATACACATGAGTGAACATAAAAAGAACTTGAGTACCAACAGCAAAACGAATCCTAGCCAGCATAGTCATACAAAAACGACTCATAACCAACCGAAGAATCAACGCGCAAGCAGATCACGTATTGCGCATGAAACGTTAGCTATTCTCGAGCAGGGAAGCTATGTCAATTCATATGACCGGAACGTAAGGATCGATGAGGATATGCAATATGCCATCCGGCATTCAGTGTTATACCGACCAGCAGAACTGCAAACACTCAAGGATCAGCTGGAACGGGTGTCTCCATCAACTAACCCATCCAGTACTGTCATCGAAGTTACGGGAGAAACAACACTTGCGGCTGCTGCACGTCTAGTGACGGATGAGCAGTTGCAGGATGTTGTCTGCCTGAACTTTGCTTCAGCCAAAAACCCCGGCGGTGGGTTTCTTGGGGGAAGTCAGGCTCAGGAGGAAAGTCTGGCGCGTGCAACAGGGTTGTACCCGTGCATTGTTCAGATGACAGAGATGTACGAACATAACCGGAAGCTGAGAACCTGTCTATATTCGGATCATATGATTTATTCGCCTGAGGTTCCAGTGATTCGTGATGATCAAGATCGATTGTTGGTTAAGCCGTATTGTGCAGCCTTCATTACCGCTCCAGCGGTCAATGCCGGTGTTGTGAGAGCGCGAGAAGAAGCTGATGATCAAGTGATCGAGTCGGTCATGAAGCAACGGATTCGGTACATTTTGGACGTAGCAATCGCACATGGACATCGTACCATTGTACTGGGGGCATTTGGCTGTGGCGTATTTCGGAATGATCCGGTGCAGGTCGCGAAGTTTTTCCATGATGTATTGGTACAAGAACATGATCGAGAGGCATTCGAACGGATCGTATTTGCTATCTTTGATCGAACCAAAGAGCAGTCGACGTTGAATGCATTTCAGCAGCGTTTCGCAGGAGCATAACCTATTATTGGGAGGTAGAGAATCAGTATGGAGTTTAGGGAGATGCAGCAGGATTTATTCGCCATGGATGAAGATTATTCGCTAGCTCATTGTATTTCGGCTGATGCTCGTATGGGGGCAGGGATTGCGGTTCAGTTTAGACAACGATTCGGACTAGAGGTACTACAGGAGCAAGCGAAGCAAGAGCCTCTGGAGATTGGAACCTGTTATCCAGTAGGGCGAACTTTGAACTTGGTTACGAAGGCAAAGTTCTCAAATAAGCCGACATATCAGTCCTTTACCCGTGCAGTAGAATCCATGCATAGCGTATGTGTCGCTCAAGGAATTCTCAAGCTAGCCATGCCACAGATTGGGTGTGGACTGGATCGATTGAAATGGGAGAAGGTACGTACAATCATTCAGGATACATTTGCTGAGACGGATATTGAGATTGTAGTGTGTACGTTATGATCACTTTATGATCCGGAATCGGAGGCTGCAGCATACCGTTGTTTTGATGGGAAATGGAAATGATATCTGTCAAAAAACAAAACAAAAAACCTCGCTAACGCAGGCGGAGTTCACGTTCTGATTCGAACTTTTCCGTGCCTAGCAGAGGTTTTTTTTGTTTAGGTTATAGTCTCTTTACGTGAGAATGAAACCATGTTCTGACGTAGCGGATTCTTTTTGGTAAAATAAAGGAGAGTTAACGTTTCCATTGCATGAAAAAGATCAATTCATACCGAATAGAGTATTAGGGAGGCTTTCATATGACAGGAGTGGCTGAAACGGACAAAGTGAAGTGGGGCATTATGGGCACGGGCTGGATCGCATCGCAATTTGCGAAGGATCTGAATCATGCGGGCAATGCTGTGAAGGCGGCAGTGGGTTCTCGGACGCAGGAAAGCGCAGATTCGTTTGCGGCGGAATATGGGTTTGAACGCAGCTATGGCACCTACCAAGAGATGCTGCAAGATCCGGAGCTGGATATCATTTATGTGGCTACACCGCATCCATTTCATAAGGAGAATGTGCTTGCATGTCTGGAAGCGGGGAAAGCCGTGCTGTGCGAGAAGCCTTTTACAATGAATGGCCGTCAGCTAGAGCAACTGGTTGAGACAGCGCGTGAGAACAAGATTTTCCTAATGGAAGGCATGTGGACACGTTTTCTACCACCGATTGTGCAGGCTAGACAGTGGATTGCGGAAGGACGGATTGGTGAAGTACGTCTGGTAAAAGCAGACTTTGGATTCCGTATTGGCTGGGAGCCAGAGGGCAGATTGCTGAATCCAGAACTTGGCGGTGGAGCACTGCTTGATGCAGGGGTGTACCCTATTTCATTCGCTTCCATGATCTTTGGCGAGCAGCCACAGCATGTGTGGAGTACCGCGAACATTGGAGAGACCGGCGTTGATGAACAATTTTCTGTATTGTTGTCTTATTCCGAGGGACGTTCAGCCTCACTGCATGGAGCTATTCGTTTGAACCTAAGCAATGAAGCAGTCATCTATGGTACAGAAGGATATATCCGGTTACCGTTCTTCCTCGCAGGGAAGGAAGCGTATCTGCATGTGAATGGACAAGATGAGCCGGAGAAGTTCACCGATGAGCGTACAAGCATTGGCTATGCGTTCGAAGCAGAAGAAGCCGGACGTTGCATCTTGGAAGGCAAAACAGAAAGTCCAATCATACCGCTGGACGAGTCACTGGAAATTATGAAACTGATGGATACGATTCGCGCACAGTGGGGATTGCGCTATAAATTTGAATAAGGGTTGATGTGAACGAACCGGAAACGTTTCGTACCAGATAGATAGCGTATAACGAGTAGGAGTGAAGGAATCATGCTGAAAATTTTAATTTCTGGATTTGAACCTTTTGGCGGCGATGCGGTGAATCC
This genomic interval carries:
- a CDS encoding ABC transporter ATP-binding protein, whose translation is MAKPISSSSPSTALPPIGGRMGPPGRGPVPKVRANNAKHAILRVWSYMGQHRAGVIAALVLTAIGTLLNLAGPYLLGRAVNEHIVPRITEGLLKECLMLLAVYVLGSLMMWAQSFVMIGVSQLTVKDLRQDLFSRLQQLPISFFDKNQSGDLMSRATNDIDNVSTTLNQSVTQLMSSAILLVGSLSIMLALDVRLTLLSLVTVPLITIATRLIASKTRKHFTAQQKLLGELNGYAQETIAGQKVVTAYNRQGEAHKHFVGLNEKLRVSSTQAQSVSGLVGPTMNVMNNIGFAILAAVGGWMAYHNLTSIGLIVSFLAYSRQIERPINDLANQYNLIQAAIAGAERVFHIIDTPSEYVEEQKKQLDQIRGKVVFEHVSFGYTPERPILKDVSFTAQPGEMIALVGPTGAGKTTIINLLPRFYDITGGRITIDDCDIAELEKDPLRRELGIVLQDAYLFSGTIRDNIAYGKPDATIEQIRQAAELANAHSFIRKLPQGYDTPIIAGGSNLSQGQRQLLTIARAILADPAILILDEATSSIDTRTEMHIQQAMRTLMKGRTSFVIAHRLSTIREADQILVIDAGEITERGNHETLMKKQGFYYQLHQGHLS
- a CDS encoding ABC transporter ATP-binding protein, whose translation is MWSLKRFLTPYKSAAILAPLLMVLEVAMDLLQPKLMSSIVDDGVLAGDLSHIIRTGLFMLLFALIGWVGGAGCTLFSSKAAVGYGTDLRQELFDHIQTFSFRNLDTFREGSLITRLTSDITQMQTFVQMLLRMFIRSPMLIIGSVIMAFTISVKLALILILTMPVLFILLYVLIRASYPLFASVQDKLDKVNAVLQENLAGIRVVKAFARANLERSRFKQSNQDYTETAVKAWRIVTLNAPVLSLMLNATIVAVLWFGGYQVVGGSIAAGDLIAFINYVTVVLSSLTSIGMMMMSFSRAKVSAARINEVLHTQPDIQSGRSIVGEGTTLSDMSRSSSGQVEFRDVSFRYDGEPALNGITFIAKPGEKVALLGSTGSGKTSLVQLIPRLYDASQGEVLVSGVNVKQWDLHDLRSRVSIVLQESILFSGSIRDNIGYGKPNATEEEIRQAAQAAAAHEFIMNLKDGYDTELGQRGVNLSGGQKQRISIARALLMQPEVLILDDSTSAVDLRTEASIQKALHTLMKDSTTILIAQRISSVQDADCIYVLEEGRIVASGTHDQLMAHSPLYQSIYDSQQRKEDVHYG
- a CDS encoding MarR family winged helix-turn-helix transcriptional regulator → MNPARNERLMGQLSELVKLQRYKIHERLVNHPELYPGQPPLLFQLEREDGQTQKHLAEQLRRTPATVTVMLKRMETSGYVRREPDPKDQRSLRVYLTDLGRTALHDLREVFQELEEQAQKGFTPEESQMMSTLAQRMVQNLRDI
- a CDS encoding NUDIX hydrolase, giving the protein MSEQQFLATYNVGDYERPSVTVDMLVFTIRNETQSNYRKLAEPALQLLMIRRGGHPYLGQWALPGGFVSMDESLEEAARRELYTETGLDNIYLEQLYTWGDVHRDPRTRVISCSYLALVDSSELELEAGDDASEADWFRMEQRLVEEKRHIYEHGRITERRIQLILTNGTEELSAVIETKESIEGRVRRHSIRVMEARGIAFDHAKIILYALERLRSKVEYTDIAFNLMPDTFTLTALQKVYEIIGGKKLLAAAFRRKIADWVVETGEYTGSAGHRPSRLYRLNPDRPAT
- a CDS encoding NADAR family protein, whose amino-acid sequence is MEKFTFFWRTASPFSQWHPADFVVNGVPYTSAEQYMMHQKALLFGDQAIADKILKSSSASVQKKLGRQVANFNQTVWEAECKRIVYEGNEAKFTQNDVLLEALLATRGTTLVEASPDDRIWGVGLAEEDPRIRNRRTWRGTNWLGEILTQLRENIESGSDTHE
- a CDS encoding TIGR02452 family protein encodes the protein MSEHKKNLSTNSKTNPSQHSHTKTTHNQPKNQRASRSRIAHETLAILEQGSYVNSYDRNVRIDEDMQYAIRHSVLYRPAELQTLKDQLERVSPSTNPSSTVIEVTGETTLAAAARLVTDEQLQDVVCLNFASAKNPGGGFLGGSQAQEESLARATGLYPCIVQMTEMYEHNRKLRTCLYSDHMIYSPEVPVIRDDQDRLLVKPYCAAFITAPAVNAGVVRAREEADDQVIESVMKQRIRYILDVAIAHGHRTIVLGAFGCGVFRNDPVQVAKFFHDVLVQEHDREAFERIVFAIFDRTKEQSTLNAFQQRFAGA
- a CDS encoding macro domain-containing protein; protein product: MQQDLFAMDEDYSLAHCISADARMGAGIAVQFRQRFGLEVLQEQAKQEPLEIGTCYPVGRTLNLVTKAKFSNKPTYQSFTRAVESMHSVCVAQGILKLAMPQIGCGLDRLKWEKVRTIIQDTFAETDIEIVVCTL
- a CDS encoding Gfo/Idh/MocA family protein; translated protein: MTGVAETDKVKWGIMGTGWIASQFAKDLNHAGNAVKAAVGSRTQESADSFAAEYGFERSYGTYQEMLQDPELDIIYVATPHPFHKENVLACLEAGKAVLCEKPFTMNGRQLEQLVETARENKIFLMEGMWTRFLPPIVQARQWIAEGRIGEVRLVKADFGFRIGWEPEGRLLNPELGGGALLDAGVYPISFASMIFGEQPQHVWSTANIGETGVDEQFSVLLSYSEGRSASLHGAIRLNLSNEAVIYGTEGYIRLPFFLAGKEAYLHVNGQDEPEKFTDERTSIGYAFEAEEAGRCILEGKTESPIIPLDESLEIMKLMDTIRAQWGLRYKFE